In Streptomyces sp. NBC_01439, the following are encoded in one genomic region:
- a CDS encoding gamma carbonic anhydrase family protein produces the protein MTHQVAQALVAGVGGKNPDIDPTAFTAPTSVVVGDVTLAAGASIWYSAVLRADCGPITLGADSNVQDNCTVHVDPGFPVSIGERVSIGHNAVVHGCTVEDDCLIGMGATVLNGAVIGAGSLVAAQALVPQGMVVPPGSLVAGVPAKVRRELTDEEREGIKVNALMYGELAKQHRASVTPEG, from the coding sequence ATGACGCACCAGGTGGCCCAGGCACTCGTGGCGGGTGTCGGCGGCAAGAACCCAGACATCGACCCGACGGCCTTCACGGCTCCGACCTCGGTCGTGGTCGGCGATGTCACCCTCGCCGCGGGCGCGAGCATCTGGTACTCGGCGGTGCTGCGCGCCGACTGCGGCCCGATCACGCTCGGCGCCGACAGCAACGTGCAGGACAACTGCACGGTGCACGTGGACCCCGGCTTCCCGGTCTCGATCGGCGAGCGCGTCTCCATCGGCCACAACGCCGTCGTGCACGGCTGCACCGTCGAGGACGACTGTCTGATCGGCATGGGTGCGACCGTGCTGAACGGCGCGGTGATCGGCGCCGGTTCGCTGGTGGCCGCGCAGGCCCTGGTCCCGCAGGGCATGGTCGTCCCGCCCGGCTCGCTGGTGGCGGGCGTGCCCGCCAAGGTGCGCCGCGAACTGACCGACGAGGAGCGCGAGGGCATCAAGGTCAACGCCCTGATGTACGGGGAACTGGCCAAGCAGCACCGCGCCTCGGTAACGCCGGAAGGCTAG
- a CDS encoding acyltransferase produces the protein MPKKQNTFSSLTAARRRLASRVVHTGWRWMQQAGAVTAQTPGRLRFGAIGDGTRLAFPQGTVFGERWIRLGGHCIIGEQVTLTAGMMPDLDLGSEPMLVLGDGVVIGRNSHVIADARITIGSNTFCGPGVYITSTNHSYDDPHEPIGRQWPRSAPVEIGPGCWLGTGAVILPGARLGRNVVVAAGAVVRGEVPDHAVVAGAPARIVRRWEPETGWQPPLRTPTPVPIPDGMTPEQLRGLAELTEAELAEAGLTETELAEAEHS, from the coding sequence GTGCCGAAGAAACAGAACACGTTCTCATCGCTGACGGCCGCGCGCCGCCGGCTGGCGAGCCGCGTGGTCCACACCGGCTGGCGCTGGATGCAGCAGGCCGGCGCGGTCACCGCGCAGACCCCTGGGCGGCTCAGGTTTGGTGCGATCGGGGACGGAACCCGGCTCGCCTTCCCGCAGGGCACCGTCTTCGGCGAGCGGTGGATCCGGCTCGGCGGGCACTGCATCATCGGCGAGCAGGTCACCCTCACCGCCGGGATGATGCCGGACCTCGACCTGGGGTCCGAGCCGATGCTGGTGCTCGGCGACGGGGTGGTCATAGGTCGCAACAGTCATGTCATCGCCGACGCCCGGATCACCATCGGCTCGAACACCTTCTGCGGACCCGGGGTCTACATCACGTCCACCAACCACAGCTACGACGACCCGCACGAGCCGATCGGCCGGCAGTGGCCGCGCAGCGCACCCGTGGAGATCGGTCCGGGGTGCTGGCTCGGCACCGGCGCGGTGATCCTGCCGGGCGCCCGCCTCGGCCGCAACGTGGTGGTGGCCGCGGGCGCCGTCGTACGGGGCGAGGTCCCGGACCACGCCGTGGTGGCGGGGGCGCCGGCGCGCATCGTACGGCGCTGGGAGCCGGAGACGGGCTGGCAGCCGCCGCTGCGTACGCCGACGCCGGTGCCGATCCCGGACGGGATGACCCCCGAGCAACTGCGCGGACTGGCCGAGCTGACGGAGGCCGAGCTCGCGGAGGCGGGGCTCACGGAGACGGAGCTCGCGGAGGCCGAGCACTCGTAG
- a CDS encoding DMT family transporter yields MTALFALATAVLWGLADFGGGLLTRRIPALTVVVVSQVVAVVVLGAVVLGTGAWREAGPQLWFAVGAGLVGPVAMLSFYKALALGPMGVVSPLGSLGVVVPVTAGLMLGERPGLSQFAGIAVAVVGIVLAGGPELRGAPVQRQAVVLTLVAAFGFGAVMALIAEASSTLTGLFLALFVQRVTNVAAGGAALWAQTRRGIPALPAGAGRKLLWGLLPALAFVGLADVAANGTYSIAAQNGPVTMAAVLSSLYPVITALAAFAVLKERLRTVQAAGAGLALAGTVLLAAG; encoded by the coding sequence ATGACCGCCCTCTTCGCCCTGGCCACAGCCGTGCTGTGGGGGCTCGCCGACTTCGGCGGCGGGCTGCTGACCCGCCGGATCCCGGCGCTCACCGTGGTCGTCGTCTCGCAGGTCGTCGCCGTGGTCGTACTCGGCGCGGTGGTCCTCGGCACCGGCGCCTGGCGGGAGGCCGGTCCGCAGCTGTGGTTCGCGGTCGGCGCGGGCCTCGTCGGGCCGGTCGCCATGCTCAGCTTCTACAAGGCGCTGGCCCTCGGCCCGATGGGCGTGGTCTCGCCGCTGGGCTCCCTCGGCGTGGTCGTGCCCGTGACCGCGGGGCTGATGTTGGGCGAGCGGCCCGGCCTCAGCCAGTTCGCGGGGATAGCGGTGGCCGTCGTCGGCATCGTGCTCGCGGGCGGCCCCGAGCTGCGGGGCGCGCCCGTCCAGCGGCAGGCCGTCGTCCTCACCCTGGTCGCGGCCTTCGGCTTCGGTGCGGTGATGGCCCTGATCGCGGAGGCGTCCAGCACCCTCACCGGACTGTTCCTCGCGCTGTTCGTGCAGCGGGTCACCAATGTCGCCGCGGGCGGCGCCGCCCTGTGGGCGCAGACCCGGCGCGGCATACCCGCCCTTCCGGCCGGCGCCGGCCGGAAGCTCCTGTGGGGGCTGCTGCCCGCTCTGGCCTTCGTCGGCCTCGCGGACGTCGCGGCGAACGGCACGTACTCCATAGCCGCCCAGAACGGCCCGGTGACCATGGCCGCCGTACTGTCCTCGCTCTACCCGGTGATCACCGCGCTCGCCGCCTTCGCCGTACTCAAGGAACGGCTGCGCACGGTCCAGGCCGCGGGCGCCGGCCTGGCCCTCGCCGGAACGGTTCTTCTGGCCGCGGGCTGA
- a CDS encoding helix-turn-helix domain-containing protein: protein MSDLEELTQALAQNLKRWRGERGFTLDSLAARAGVSRGMIIQIEQARTNPSLGTTVRLADALGVSISALLDHDRGPQVRIVPPDQAVRIWSSEAGSSTTMLIGTDERGPMELWTWHLVPGEGTDSVPHPSGTIEMLHVTAGELTLVVGEEEFRVPAGAAAAFEANVPHSYRNDGSAPMEMTLAVSVPPVSTPPSAHAHGGGPAASAG from the coding sequence GTGTCGGACCTCGAAGAGCTCACCCAGGCGCTCGCCCAGAACCTCAAGCGGTGGCGCGGCGAACGCGGTTTCACCTTGGATTCCCTGGCGGCCCGCGCGGGAGTGAGCCGCGGGATGATCATCCAGATCGAGCAGGCCCGTACGAATCCCAGCCTGGGCACCACGGTCAGGCTCGCCGACGCGCTGGGCGTCAGCATCTCCGCGCTCCTCGACCACGACCGCGGCCCGCAGGTCCGCATCGTCCCGCCGGACCAGGCCGTCCGGATCTGGTCCAGCGAGGCGGGCAGTTCGACGACGATGCTGATCGGCACGGACGAGCGCGGGCCGATGGAGCTGTGGACCTGGCACCTGGTGCCGGGCGAGGGGACGGACTCCGTCCCGCACCCGTCCGGCACCATCGAGATGCTGCACGTCACGGCCGGTGAGCTGACCCTGGTGGTCGGCGAGGAGGAGTTCCGCGTACCGGCCGGGGCCGCGGCCGCCTTCGAGGCCAACGTCCCGCACTCCTACCGCAACGACGGTTCCGCGCCGATGGAGATGACCCTCGCGGTGTCCGTCCCACCGGTCTCGACGCCGCCGTCCGCCCATGCCCACGGCGGCGGCCCGGCGGCGTCCGCCGGTTAG
- a CDS encoding CoA-binding protein, whose protein sequence is MYGDPATIRKILTELGDTWAVVGLSNNQDRAAYGVARVLQRFGKRVIPVHPKAETVHGEPGYASLADIPFKVDVVDVFVNSELAGPVADQAVAVGAEAVWFQLGVIDEAAYARTRETGLTMVMDRCPAIEIPAL, encoded by the coding sequence GTGTACGGCGATCCGGCAACCATCCGCAAGATCCTCACCGAGCTGGGCGACACCTGGGCCGTGGTGGGGCTCTCGAACAACCAGGACCGCGCGGCCTACGGGGTGGCCCGCGTACTGCAGCGGTTCGGCAAGCGCGTGATCCCCGTGCACCCCAAGGCCGAGACGGTGCACGGTGAGCCCGGGTACGCCTCGCTGGCGGACATCCCGTTCAAGGTGGACGTGGTGGACGTCTTCGTGAACAGCGAGCTGGCCGGGCCGGTGGCCGACCAGGCCGTCGCCGTCGGCGCCGAGGCCGTCTGGTTCCAGCTGGGCGTGATCGACGAGGCCGCATACGCCCGTACCCGCGAGACGGGGCTGACGATGGTCATGGACCGCTGCCCCGCGATCGAGATCCCGGCGCTGTAG
- a CDS encoding YigZ family protein gives MKADQYVTVAREGVHESEINRSRFLCSLAPAATEQEAQDFVARIRKEHPTATHNCFAYVVGADASVQKASDDGEPGGTAGVPMLQMLMRRDIRYAVAVVTRYYGGVKLGAGGLIRAYGGVVGEALDELGTVTRRRYRLATVTVDHQRAGKTQNDLRSTGRTVVDLRYGAEVEIEVALPEADLPAFEAWLADTTAGSAGLTLGGETYAP, from the coding sequence GTGAAGGCAGACCAGTACGTGACGGTGGCCCGTGAGGGCGTGCACGAGTCCGAGATCAACCGCTCGCGCTTCCTGTGCTCGCTCGCGCCCGCCGCGACCGAGCAGGAGGCCCAGGACTTCGTCGCGCGCATCCGCAAGGAGCACCCCACCGCCACGCACAACTGCTTCGCCTACGTCGTCGGCGCGGACGCCTCCGTGCAGAAGGCCAGCGACGACGGCGAGCCCGGCGGCACCGCCGGGGTGCCCATGCTGCAGATGCTCATGCGCCGCGACATCCGCTACGCGGTCGCCGTCGTCACCCGCTACTACGGCGGCGTGAAGCTCGGCGCCGGCGGCCTGATCAGGGCCTACGGCGGGGTCGTCGGCGAGGCCCTCGACGAGCTCGGCACCGTCACCCGGCGCCGCTACCGGCTGGCCACCGTCACCGTCGACCACCAGCGGGCCGGCAAGACCCAGAACGACCTGCGCTCCACCGGCCGGACCGTGGTGGACCTGCGCTACGGGGCCGAGGTGGAGATCGAGGTGGCCCTCCCCGAGGCCGACCTGCCCGCCTTCGAGGCCTGGCTCGCCGACACCACCGCGGGCAGCGCCGGCCTCACCCTCGGCGGAGAGACGTACGCGCCCTGA
- a CDS encoding exonuclease SbcCD subunit D: MKFLHTSDWHLGRAFHRVNLLGAQAVFIDHLIETVREREVDAVLVAGDVYDRAVPPLPAVELYDRALHRLADLGVPTVMISGNHDSARRLGVGAGLIGRAGIHLRTDPAGCADPVVLTDVHGDVALYGLPYLEPALVKDQFRAEKVSHEAVLGAAMDRIRADLATRAPGTRSIVLAHAFVTGGRASDSERDITVGGVEAVPASVFAGVDYAALGHLHGSQTIDERVRYSGSPLAYSFSEADHRKSMWLIELGAQGEITGAERIDTPVPRTLARLRGRLEDLLQDPAHQAHEDAWVEATLTDPVRPDDPMARLAARFPHTLTLAFDPEGRQEETGASYAQRLKGRSDQEIAEDFVAHVRGGGHPDEAERAVLQGAFDDVRADDSHREAHR; encoded by the coding sequence GTGAAGTTCCTGCACACCTCCGACTGGCACCTCGGCCGGGCCTTCCACCGGGTCAACCTGCTCGGCGCCCAGGCCGTCTTCATCGACCACCTCATCGAGACCGTGCGCGAGCGCGAGGTCGACGCCGTCCTCGTCGCCGGTGACGTCTACGACCGGGCCGTGCCCCCGCTGCCCGCCGTCGAGCTGTACGACCGGGCCCTGCACCGCCTCGCCGACCTCGGCGTCCCCACCGTGATGATCTCCGGCAACCACGACTCGGCCCGCCGCCTCGGAGTCGGCGCCGGACTGATCGGTCGGGCCGGGATCCACCTGCGGACCGACCCGGCCGGCTGCGCCGACCCCGTCGTCCTGACCGACGTACACGGTGACGTGGCGCTGTACGGCCTGCCGTACCTGGAGCCCGCCCTGGTCAAGGACCAGTTCCGCGCGGAGAAGGTCAGCCACGAGGCGGTCCTCGGCGCCGCCATGGACCGGATCCGGGCCGACCTGGCCACCCGTGCGCCCGGCACCCGCTCGATCGTCCTCGCACACGCCTTCGTCACGGGCGGCCGGGCCAGTGACAGCGAGCGCGACATCACCGTCGGCGGGGTCGAAGCCGTACCCGCCTCCGTCTTCGCCGGCGTGGACTACGCCGCCCTGGGCCACCTCCACGGCAGCCAGACCATCGACGAACGGGTCCGCTACTCCGGTTCCCCGCTCGCCTACTCCTTCTCCGAGGCCGACCACCGCAAGAGCATGTGGCTGATCGAACTCGGCGCACAGGGCGAGATCACCGGCGCCGAGCGGATCGACACCCCCGTCCCGCGCACCCTCGCCCGGCTCCGCGGACGGCTGGAGGACCTGCTGCAGGATCCTGCGCACCAGGCCCATGAGGACGCCTGGGTCGAAGCCACCCTCACCGACCCGGTCCGCCCCGACGACCCCATGGCCCGCCTCGCCGCCCGCTTCCCGCACACCCTCACCCTCGCGTTCGACCCCGAGGGCCGGCAGGAGGAGACCGGCGCCTCCTACGCCCAGCGCCTCAAGGGCCGCAGCGACCAGGAGATCGCCGAGGACTTCGTCGCCCACGTACGCGGCGGCGGCCACCCGGACGAGGCCGAACGGGCCGTTCTCCAGGGCGCCTTCGACGACGTACGGGCCGACGACAGCCACCGGGAGGCTCACCGATGA